The genome window GTGTAGTAATAATCATTGTACTttgatttggagaaaggcatctgctacaTCAGTAGACGTGAATTAGTGTATCTTAAAGCTTTGTTCTGTCTGTAATGCTGTCATCCTGATTTATGAGTAGGTGACATTGGGTTGTTATTTCAGGGatgaaagagggggaaaaaatgtactcCATACTTTACAGTGATAAATTCAGCCTGTAGTGTTCCAGTGATGTGTACATCTCACTAGGGACtctattcattttatgttttaaataatataaagcaTCTTGAGGTTTGGGAAAGGCCTAAATGCTCCTTGTCACCTAAAACTGATTGAGGTTAACTGCCTGATTTATGACGGAAgcatcagtgtaaataacaCAGAATGCCTGTCTACACCATAGGGGATACAGCACCTTATTTAACAACTGGCAATGAAGGATAAGTTGAAGGCCTATATAACCTTCTCCAAACTAAAGTTCATGTGGATGTAGGAAAAAGAGTGAAAGTTGTCCTAACACTCTGCTGTACTGCTCTATCACTCcttattactgctgttttttttatagtGTTACAATGGAAATTCACATGTTAAAGACTTTCTAATATCTAAGACATAGTGGCAACTGGTTTTGAATTTAATGACTCACCTGTGAAGATGATTTTTTATATTGTACTGATAAATAACAaggaaatacatgtaaatgtttatttggggaacatttttaaatagttaCTGTTTAatgaaggggtgtggtggtgcagtgggtttggccagggcctgctctccagtgggtctggggttcaagtcctatttggggtgccttgcgacagaccggcgtcccgtcctgggtatgtcccctccccctctagccttatgccctgtgttgccgggttaggctcctgctccccatgaccccgtatgggacatgcggtttcagatggtgtgtgtgtgtgtgtgtgatgtgctgtataatatttcaagtttcaaggttattgtcataggtacaagtaccatgtacatgtatcatgaaaaccttcctgaatgcttttccacagactatggacaaagacaatagaaatactgcacaaacaaaacaatgacaatgacggTGAggagtgcaacagcaatagcaataaataatggtaacagtagtaacaataagaactcagaacgagagaatgagaatgcttcaagtggcagtgtaatttaccaatgcgcttgggtggagcagtccaactctagttactaaaggtggcacattggttagtgttgtatactcttacagcagtggggtaaaagctcttcctgtacctagctgcgggtccgaatagacctaagccgttttgcagatgataGGGAAGAGacaagtgcccgtgcggggtgactatggtctctcatgatgcgcatctttctgaggcagcgtgtggtttaGGTGTCcttgactgctggtagctgtgtgccgatgattccctgggATGTTTTGACTACCCTCTGTAGGGCatttttgtcctgtatggagcagctgccaccccaggatgtaatacaccctgtgaggacggactccacagcgcacccgtagaaagtggtgaggactgtagtggacatcctggctttcttcagatgcctgaggaagtggagacgttgatgggcgtTTTTGATGGATGATGCTGTgcgctcagtccatgtgagtttggcagtgagggtgaccccgaggaatttgaagatgttgaccctctctacaatgtcccctcctatgtagatgggtgcctgaaccgtatcctgtttcctgaagtcaatcaccagctctttagttttactgacattgagagacaggttgttgtcctggcaccactttgccaggagcctcacctcctctctgtagccGTCTCATTGTtgctggtgatcagacccacaatggtggtatcgtcagcaaactttatgatggtgttggagccgtgactggccacacagtcatgcgTGAatagggagtatagcactgggctcaggacgcttccctgtggagtgccagtgttgaggatcagttgggaggaggtattactgccaatctgcacacgtaggggtctgttggtgaggaaatccaggattcaattgcacaatgcggcactcagtccctgccctagtagtttctggatcagcttggttgggatgacagtgttaaatgctgagctatagtctacaaacaatagcgttgcatagcagtttttattatcctggtgagacagaatggtgtgaagtgtgtgtgatattgcatcttcagtggatctgttgtggcggtaggcaaactgcagcaggtccagagtgtctgggatggtgtccttaatgtgtcccagcaccagcctctcaaagcatttcattgcaatgggagTCAGTGCCAccgggcgatagtcattaaggcagctctgTTTTTCTTGGGAACGGGGATGACGGTGGTGTTtctgaaacaagtgggtacagttgagctttttaaggaggtgttaaatatgtccgtgaagacagtagccagttgctcactgcatgctTTGTAATGTATACATAGAGTTAACATGATTACTTATGCACTGCTTACAGATATTAGTGCtgtaaaacatgtttatgtGGTGATGAAATACTTCACATATTTGACAGTTACattcttttattcattatggCGATGTCTTTAACATTcaagagggggcgcagtgggttgaccagatcctgctctccggtgggtctggggttcgagtcccgcttggggtgccttgcgacggactggcgtctcatcctgggtgtgtcccctccccctccggccttacgccctgtgttgccgggtaagctccggttccccgcgaccccgtatggtacaagcggttcagaaaatgtggtgTGTTTTTAACGTTCAAGACACAATAAATCTTTCAGTAAAACTAAAGGACGTAAATGAAATTCTTGGTATTAGACATGTATTAATCAATATATCATGTTAAAACACCATGAAATCAAAAGTATCGATAAATAGGTATTTCAATATGTGAAAATGTTACTTACTCTTTTCCAGAAGTTGGAGATTAATAATGAGAGGAATTAAATACTGGAGCAGCATGGCAGTGCAGTGAGTAGTAAAGCACCTGAGATGTTTGGGCATTGGTTTGAATCTAGTTCAGTCTGCATcgagtttgtattttctctccTCTTGTGCAtgagtttcctttgggtgctccggtttcctcccacagccaaaaGATATGCAGTTCACGGTCAACTGATGACAGTAAATTGCCTGAAATGGGTGAGAATTTGTGGCTagcctgtgatgaactggtgtcccatccaggctgtacaccccctctgccttgggcccagtgattctgggataggctgtggaccccTGCTACCCTGATCACgacaagcagttaatggaaATTGATGGAATGAGGAAGTGATCACTCTTGCAGATCAAGGTTCCACAGGTTCAGCTGAAGACCCAGGAATGAGTTAAAGGAAAGAGAACCCACTTGAATGTTAGTCAAGCAATACCTCAACTTAGAAACCTATTACACTGCAAAAGTAAAAAATCTCCTGCATTCTTCCATTCTCCTTTGGGTGTGTCAAGCCAGTATAACCAACCTAGTTGGCTTTATTGCTGTTGAAGTGCTGTGGTTACTTTTAAACATTACGATGCTATTAACTGCTAATGAAATGAGacttttttaacaaatttaagaTTGCAGTGATTAAAAGACTGCTCCTGTTTCAGTTAAGTAATTTAATAAGAGAATGACTGAATTAGGCGATGCTCGTCATTCCCTTTCAGTATGCTTTGTATCAACGTTGGACCCCAACACGGCCTACCGCCAACTACGCTTGTAAAACATGTATCTGTGGTGATGAAATACTTCACATATTTGACAGTTACACTCTTTACAATATTGTTTGATTTAACACATGTGATGAGTGGAGTCATGCACAAACCATGAGGTTAGAATCATTtgattatacagtatttattgtttttttttttttgcccctgcAATAAAGGCTATCGTTAATGAACATGCCAAGGCATCAAACTGATTCTAAAAGCTTGGGGATTTGAGCAGTTGgaatatttaatgttgaaaCATTAATACTCTCACAGCTAGGgtcattctttctttttcgGTAGCTGGACACCAACAATGGGAGTGTTTAGGAAGCGGTTCACTCTCGCAAGCCAAGGGTCTACAGTTTCACCTGGAGGCCCAGGAAGAAGTTTCCAGCTGCCACAAACTCTGTTAAATCAAACCCTGAAACACAAGAACAGTACATTGAACACACATCCTAAACAAATCCAGCACTCCCCATATATTCTGTACAATTATATACACACTTAATATTTGTTCTCATAATCCATTGATATACATATAAGCCTGTCCTCACTGCATGTATTTCAACCACtatagaacacattttaaaactccttgaaaaactatatatatagcCTATACACATTTCTCAAGAATACAGTTCGAAGTAAAGAGGTATCTTTAGAATGCCTGCTATCATATTCTTTAATGTATATGAATATAAGTGAAAGAACGAAAGAGTTCTTCTATACCTGACTGAGCTCTGACCCAGGTCATTGCTTTTTTAGCCACAAACTGCCACTCATCCCTGGATTCAGCCTTATATCCATGCAGCCATAGAACTGCCAACACTGTGGCCCAGACTGAAGAAAACTCAGGCTGGGGAGGGAAACACAACATATGTTCTTGGTGTAATTAACAGtaagcatccactaaatgaacTGCATCTCCTTTGGGATTACCAGatacagtcatttttttaaaaattagttttctgACCAGCAcaaggtcacagcaacacacagacaaagacatacagttccagaagggtgtctaGACATTCTAGAAGTTAGAACTGCCATGTAAAGCAAATGGGTTGGGAAAAATTTACACACTTGAGTCATCCATGGATGTGGTGTACACCACAACAAAATACGTTTCTCTGCCAAATATTCAAGAGTAGTTGGCCTACATACCATGGCATCATCAAGAACGGAGTTCGGGTTGAGTTTTAACAAGAGAAGAGGTGGTGAGATATTATTTGTTAGAGATTTCTTTGATAGTTGTGTGCACCCCGGTCCAGGAAGTGTGTAtcttatcacattcccagaataaatttATCAACTACTGATTCACTAATGTAAGGAATTTTACAGCAAAGAATCTGCATGTGAACCCTCTTAGACCCTATTACCTTTCCAGGTGATGCTTTGaccacttcctcttcctgttttcCAAGGATTGAAGCCAGAGATTGTTGGAGATCCCAGGACCCATCAGCCCTCTGCAGACCAATCAGGTCTACCATTGGATCTTCAGGTTCTTCCACAGAAATATTTGCTTGTTCtataatgtttttgtgaaagtgattaaaaaaaggtaattatacaagcaaatttaaaataaattttatatatattataaaatatatttttaccaACAAAATAACATAAATGGTTATATCTGTAATTTATGTAATTGGTATGGGAATCAGAATAAAATCCAAAATCTATAAACTTTGACCACAATAAGCAAATGCCATCAATGGAAACGTTATCAGATTATTGCCGTgtacaaaaattacatgtttggGAAAagtttcacttttctccaacatgaacACACTGAGTCCTAAACCTACGAACACAATTGGTaccggaagtctgtttgtaacttgatttgtttgtatctccaaagttgcttttaccagtaagtaaacacacacacacacacacacattttctgaaccgcttgtcccatacggggtcgcagggaaccggagcctacccggcaacacagggcataaggctgaatggggaggggacacacccaggacgggacaccagtccaccgcaaagtaccccaagtgggactcaaaccccagacccacccaagagcaggacccagtccaacccactgcgccactgcaccactgcacccccttgggACAGAAAATACTCACCTGTTATCTACCGCACAAGTTTCAGAGTTTGTGCAGTGAAAGATATGTTCCCGCTCAGCTGGGTTTTAATTGTGCAGTAACGCCTCCTTACATGTCCTCTCAGGTACCGCCTTGTGCTGCAAGGACAGCGAAACAGTCGGCCAGGGAAACGGACACCGGACACGATCTGAGCTAAGCCCGGTAGTTCTCGGACCCCGCCGTCAAGAGGATTGAGACCTATGAAGGAGACCATCTTTTGGTCCCGCTGACTTTCTGGCAGGAACCACGATCCGCTGTCTTGTCAGCTACGCtgggaaaaagtgtcttattgacATTTTGCTACGATTCCATGTGTGAATTTTCAGTTGAGCCGTATTCGTCCGGTCTGCTTATTTCTGTGCAATGTTTCAGAGTTCATAATTATATTCACAATTTTACATTCCAGTTACATGTTGAATGCATGCCTTTTGAATACTTTTTCCAGGAGTTTGACCGCTGCTGTTCCCGTGGCAAACACGCACCTAAGACATTTGCCGTTACTACTCAAGAATTGTCATTTAATGCCACTTGCTGCATGCAACTGAAGCAGCTTCTCTTGGCATTAGTAGAACTCCTGTGAGTGCGAACATAAAAGTGGTATGGAACGCGGGTTATTTTGGATTGAAGGCTGTCCATTGCCTCACGGGATATCTGTCCATCTCTGAGCACAGCAGGTTCTGTCATTGACCTGGACCCTAACGAGCTGCACAGTTATTGTGGCACTGAGAGAAGGGCCTCACGTTCACATGGTTCATGATCGAACTACTGTCTCAATTATGTTTAGTGTATCTGAGACACTTTCTACCAAAGTGATTTGCGGCGCACGCTCTGCAGCGCCTGTCCGACAGCGGTGCTATCCCTGACCGAGAGTTGGCCATTTGTCTGCACGCCAGTGAAGTGCGCACACGAAGTGGCAATTTAGATTATCGGTACACTTGAAAAGCAGCTTTTCAATGGtagcaggaaaccagagcatccgcacaaacacaaggagaacatgccaaTGCCGCACGGACCGAGAGGGGATCAATTCCATGTCCGGTGGTGAAAGGACCGATGGCATGATGACAAACCCCCGCTCACCCCAAGAACAAGAAGGATAATGAGCCTATTTTCTCTCCGACGATTCCCTCCGCTCCACCTTCCCTTTGTCTGTCTCTCCTTCCTCCGACAATATTTCATTCCAGGCCAGCGGCAGCGGAAGCTCCTTGACGTCTCGGCAAGACATTAAACGGGACCCCGAAGGCCCGATAGCCACCCGCACGCATCTGAAGACAAGGCGGTAGCCCCCCGGCCGAGCAGGCGCCGCCAATCCGGAAGCTGGACCAAAGAGGACTCGATGCGCGGGGGATCCCCGGGTTTGTGATGGTGTGGGGGTTTAAGACTTGACTGACATGTGTAATGGTCTTTGGAACAAGTGGGGGGCGAGTGCTTCCGGGTGCGGCGGCTGAGCTGGGTGTTATGTGTCAGCCATCTGGAGGTGAATGGGCTCAGGTACCGCGCTTGAAACCGAAGGGCGGCTGAAACGACATGTGTCAGGCAGGGGGAACGGTGGCAACCCTTTAAGGGGTGCGGCTCAACCCCCCCTATGGGAGATGTCCTCGACCGAGGAGGTGAGGGGACGGGTGGAAAAGAGGGTCAGTTTGTTGTCCTAACCTGGCGCCTGACCGATGACCCTGGCGATGGCATTGCTGGTGGAGAGGAGGGAGATTTCCTTTCCGGTGGACATGGGATCAATGTAGTCGAATCTGAAAGAACAAGAGGCGCCAGGAGTCATCACCGCCACATGAGTAGCTTAGTCAGAACAGTGGAAAGACTGCACGTGCCGCAGGAGATGCCGGCTCAGACACCGAAGCGGCTGCAGCCGCCGTGTTCCTGGAAGATCCACGAGAGCTTTGGTGAAAAGGGGGCCCATGCTGCACGTGTCTCTGGGTAAGTGTGATGAGCTAGCATGAAGAGACTTAGGAGCATGGGTACAAGAATGTAAACAGGTAAAGGAATTGGGTAAAATCTGAAAGTTTTGATAAAATGTAGAGTAATAGGCGGacagatggaaaacaaaaaagcaaaaacggAAGAACATCTGCCTGAGCGGATAGATGCCATTCTGAGCTGTGTATGGGCACAAGGTGTGGAGCCCTGAGCAGCATGTGGGAATTCAGAGCCCAGACCTTATAGAGCACATTATCTCTTGTCTAAAGATGCGGAAGAAGGCATTTCAGGTACACACAGGGGATTTGGTAGTGGGGGGCAGTCAAGGGAACAACTTATTCTTCTATTCTGCCAGTAAAGAAAACTAATGGATCTTGGAATTTCATGTAAGACTTGGAATTTTATGTAAGGGGGGTGAATGCTACTGTACTCCCCAGAGCACCCGTTGCGTCTTCTATTCCACCTGTGGCTCAATGGTTTTCTGTGATTGATTTAGCTAATGTATTCTCTCCTGTTTCAGTGCATCCTGAGTTTGGTTCATGTTTACCTTTAAAGGGAAACAGATGGACACGGACGGTCATGCCTCATGGTCAGGCATAGTCGTCAAGCATCTACTGGCAAGCAGCGGACCAAAATTTGGAGAGTTTCGTCCCGGTCGAAGGAAACGTCCTCATTCGGTACGTAGATTTGTTATAGGAAATAAGAAGCGTACGCACGCAACGTGAAAAACCCTAATCGTGTTCTTAGTGGAAAATGACCACGAAGCTAccaaagaaaaactgcagcTCATAAAATGAGTACAATGTGTAAAAGTACTAACCACCGGGGGAGGATCTTTGAGCACTgaaggattcaaaccaatgTAGAATGTGCCAAACTAgaaactaaaacaaatattgtttttgttgtgatCGACTGCTGTAGACTCTGGATCTAGGACTTTGTGCAGCGAGCTCAACCCCTCCAGGATTTACGGTTTGGATGGTTAGGTCACCGAAAAGGCCTCGAATGACTTGAAACAAGCGCTAATGACATCATCGGTGTTGGGAATTCCTAATTGTGACAATCTTTTTAATATGTTGATGAGAAATATGGTTTCATGACATCTGTTCTGACAGAAAAACATGCGGGAAGACTGTTGCCGACCATTTGGAAAAGAAATTGCATTCTGTCGCAGCCGCAGTACTGGCTCGGCTACGGACTGTAGTAGCTGGCACCAAAGCCTTTTCGTCATGCGTCGACATTGTTCAAACACACCCCTTGCCCGTTCTGGTCCCTCACATAGTTCATACAAGCTACCTCCTACATTCTCACCCACCACTGGAATGTTGCACTTTTAACCAGACACTaacaaatgctgttttttttcaacAGATGCCAGGTTTTCGGAAGGGGCACATCTCCTTTCATGCTAGTTTGCAGAAGTTGCataattgtatttattgattAGAAGTTGTGCATGGGGTGAAGGAAAAAGGGTGACACTAATGAACTTTTGAGAAgcggcagctggtaatgtaatggttagcgctgctacttttggatccaaaggttgcaggttcaagtcccacctccagctgctgtacccttcatcaaggtgctAGCCCTAAAATTTtttgtaacttcatgagcatcaccagataaagcctttattcagccactactctgacattgtttttgcttgcttgtgtatcttatatatatttttaaaaaagatttggtaggagggtatcaggatttgtctattctgtgtttttatgcacctattcgaacaatgaacctcagtgcagcaagtggtaggtattaaactgggtttacttgagtcacatgtctgcagctatgtctctttctcttaatgtaatgcataaattgtacttttcatgagttgtatgtcgctttggacaaaagcttctgctaaataaataaatgtaaatgtaatgtaaatgagaaaCAGGTGTCACAGAACGTGGCGGCGATGCCGGAAGGCCACGGAGCGATAGCGGCCAAGAACGGAATCGTTTGCGATCCCGATCCAAGTATTCTTTCCCAAGGTTTTGCAGGTGGACGGCAGAGGCGAGTCCGGAGAGGCGGTACCTTAAAAGTGTCCAAAATCTCAGGCTGATGCTTAAATTCCGATTTGCAAAACCGGGAGGAAATTGGGTCTCCAGTTCAAGCGGAGAGGCCCCCATGGAGTTCTGCCGATGACCCCACACCCCCGAAAGCGGAGGACATTGATTCCCGCACTCATCGCGAGCCAGTCGCCCTACCTTGTCTCGTAAAACTTGGTTGCGCAGGAGCGATCAGCCGCTCGCGTTCTGGACCCAACCCGCACGTGGAGGGACTTCACGGACTGAATATTTTCTGGAATTCTTCTGTGGAAGCTATGATTGCAATTATGCTTTCTTCTTTTATGTCTACATATATTATGGGCTGGTGTGAATGGCACTCCTTCTTATGTAATGATATGTAGGAGGATGAGGACAGGGTCATGGGCTCCAAAGCGTGAATGTGGTATCATGCCATAAACTGGTGCATGTTATGTGCTTCACGAGGGAAATACGAAAGGTAGGATTGTTAAAGCGGCTGTGGGAGTGCACTATTCTGCAGGTACGGCTTAAGACAAAGGCCGGAGTGAAGAATGAGCAACGATGCCTAT of Scleropages formosus chromosome 10, fSclFor1.1, whole genome shotgun sequence contains these proteins:
- the LOC114911664 gene encoding von Willebrand factor A domain-containing protein 5A-like, which gives rise to MSTGKEISLLSTSNAIARVIGQAPEQANISVEEPEDPMVDLIGLQRADGSWDLQQSLASILGKQEEEVVKASPGKPEFSSVWATVLAVLWLHGYKAESRDEWQFVAKKAMTWVRAQSGFDLTEFVAAGNFFLGLQVKL